In Gemmata obscuriglobus, a single genomic region encodes these proteins:
- a CDS encoding HEAT repeat domain-containing protein, which produces MLPALLPLLLLLSEVLQERPAPITAGLVAEKLTALAESRPFDVRKAAAAWFVKHANEPSVANALKPLEDVAAFDQSPEVRGYAVYALGRIARANKVACPQVVFDALFDREPDPEYPEVRHVPYYAIAALHEFKPPPPALLPTIARLLRSPDPHCRMDGVVLVNNFTGDTASRKVLDQQPAVARLILKATTDPELEVRRVAAYTQFQLTKDVAEFFGNALRHQDDVASLPALPMTATEPEKSKRTGYRIGAIGVTTMMEDRVQESATVTRDAFLKLLAGTDARTRRLTAGHLGRIAAPADEAPPHAALRGAAFDVKRLQANTKAIVGDTAIRSRLKSLAKTDPDENVRNAAKAALELIGMTTDK; this is translated from the coding sequence GTGTTACCGGCATTGCTCCCGCTGCTCCTGCTCCTCAGTGAAGTGTTGCAGGAACGCCCGGCCCCGATCACGGCCGGGCTGGTGGCCGAAAAGCTCACCGCCCTCGCGGAGTCGAGGCCCTTTGATGTGCGGAAAGCGGCGGCAGCGTGGTTCGTCAAGCATGCCAACGAGCCGAGCGTGGCCAACGCGCTCAAGCCGCTGGAAGACGTGGCCGCCTTCGATCAATCCCCGGAGGTGCGCGGGTACGCCGTGTACGCGCTCGGCCGTATCGCCAGGGCGAACAAGGTGGCGTGCCCGCAAGTGGTTTTCGACGCCCTGTTCGACCGGGAGCCGGACCCTGAGTATCCCGAGGTCCGGCACGTGCCGTATTACGCGATCGCCGCGCTGCACGAGTTCAAGCCGCCACCGCCAGCCCTTCTTCCCACCATCGCCCGCCTCCTCCGGTCACCGGACCCGCACTGCCGGATGGACGGCGTCGTTCTGGTCAACAACTTCACCGGCGATACGGCATCTCGGAAGGTACTGGACCAACAGCCCGCGGTCGCACGACTGATCCTCAAGGCGACGACTGACCCGGAACTGGAGGTCCGACGGGTGGCGGCCTACACCCAGTTCCAGCTCACGAAAGATGTCGCCGAGTTCTTCGGCAACGCCTTGCGGCATCAAGACGACGTGGCCAGCTTGCCCGCTCTACCGATGACGGCAACGGAGCCAGAAAAGTCGAAGCGCACCGGGTACCGGATCGGGGCCATAGGGGTGACGACGATGATGGAGGACCGCGTGCAGGAGTCGGCGACGGTCACCCGGGACGCCTTCCTGAAACTCTTGGCGGGAACGGACGCCCGCACCCGCCGGCTGACGGCGGGCCACCTGGGCCGAATTGCTGCGCCGGCCGACGAGGCACCGCCACACGCCGCTTTGCGCGGCGCGGCGTTCGATGTGAAGCGGCTGCAAGCGAACACAAAGGCTATCGTCGGCGACACCGCGATCCGCAGCCGGTTAAAGTCGCTGGCCAAGACGGACCCGGACGAGAACGTTCGCAACGCCGCGAAGGCGGCACTGGAGTTGATCGGCATGACGACGGATAAGTGA
- a CDS encoding universal stress protein, whose amino-acid sequence MISIRRILVPTDFSDCATKAVRYAAELADKFGAELVLLHVVPDTVLALPDAVMPAPVPVTDLEALTEAGKVGLANLVTALGLQPRNPRREVRLGAPEQEIPAAAKDLGADLVCVGTHGRGGLARVFLGSVAEQVVRHAHCPVLTVRPDTH is encoded by the coding sequence ATGATCTCCATCCGCCGCATCCTCGTCCCCACCGATTTCAGCGATTGCGCCACGAAGGCCGTTCGGTACGCCGCCGAACTGGCCGACAAGTTCGGCGCGGAGTTGGTGCTCCTGCACGTGGTCCCGGACACGGTGCTGGCTCTGCCGGACGCCGTCATGCCCGCCCCGGTGCCCGTCACCGACCTCGAAGCCCTGACCGAAGCCGGCAAAGTCGGGCTGGCGAACCTCGTGACGGCGCTCGGGCTCCAGCCCCGCAACCCGCGCCGGGAGGTGCGCCTCGGGGCGCCCGAACAGGAAATCCCCGCCGCCGCCAAAGACCTCGGAGCGGATCTGGTGTGCGTCGGCACGCACGGGCGCGGCGGGCTGGCCCGCGTGTTCCTCGGGAGCGTCGCGGAGCAGGTGGTGCGCCACGCCCACTGCCCCGTTCTTACGGTCCGACCGGACACGCACTGA
- a CDS encoding acyl-CoA desaturase — protein sequence MANSVAVATTHPVDLDTTGRPVRHGPPATRWATVMSWAAVLTGVFVPLAGVAVAAALAWRNGLLGWADVGLFLGMYVAVMLGTTVGFHRLFTHRSFETVKPVQFVLGVLGSMALQGPLLPWVGLHRIHHQHSDQDGDPHSPHAPGRRGFWGRFRAFWHAHIGWALPAETTDLERYAPDLLKSPMLRAVNALFPVWAALGMLIPAGIGYALGGWHGALTGFLWGGLARLFLGHHATWSVNSVCHLWGTRPYHSGDESRNNPVVGVLTMGEGWHNNHHAFPTSARHGLKWWQLDVSYYVIRLLATVGLAWNIKLPTARGLEVRRAAT from the coding sequence GTGGCTAACTCTGTGGCCGTGGCGACAACGCATCCGGTTGACCTCGACACCACCGGTCGACCGGTTCGGCACGGGCCACCAGCTACGCGCTGGGCGACGGTGATGTCGTGGGCGGCGGTGCTGACGGGTGTGTTCGTGCCGCTCGCGGGGGTCGCCGTGGCGGCGGCGCTGGCGTGGCGGAACGGGCTGCTCGGCTGGGCCGATGTCGGCCTGTTCCTGGGCATGTACGTGGCGGTCATGCTCGGCACAACCGTCGGGTTCCACCGGCTGTTCACGCACCGCTCGTTCGAGACCGTCAAGCCGGTTCAGTTCGTTCTCGGGGTGCTCGGGTCGATGGCACTCCAGGGTCCCCTGCTGCCGTGGGTGGGATTGCACCGCATCCACCACCAGCACTCGGACCAGGACGGCGACCCCCACTCGCCGCACGCCCCCGGCCGGCGCGGGTTCTGGGGCCGGTTCCGGGCGTTCTGGCACGCGCACATCGGCTGGGCGCTGCCCGCCGAGACGACCGATTTGGAGCGGTACGCACCGGACCTGCTCAAGAGCCCGATGCTCCGCGCGGTGAACGCGCTGTTCCCGGTGTGGGCCGCCTTGGGAATGCTGATCCCCGCCGGAATCGGGTACGCGCTGGGCGGGTGGCACGGCGCGCTGACCGGGTTCCTGTGGGGCGGGCTGGCGCGGCTGTTCCTGGGGCACCACGCGACGTGGAGCGTGAACTCCGTCTGCCACCTGTGGGGCACGCGCCCGTACCACAGCGGGGACGAAAGCCGGAACAACCCGGTGGTCGGGGTGCTGACGATGGGCGAGGGGTGGCACAACAACCACCATGCTTTCCCCACCTCGGCCCGGCACGGGCTCAAGTGGTGGCAGCTCGACGTGAGTTATTACGTCATCCGCCTGCTCGCCACGGTCGGGCTCGCCTGGAACATTAAACTGCCGACGGCGCGCGGCCTTGAGGTGCGCCGCGCGGCGACTTAA
- a CDS encoding DUF6629 family protein, which translates to MCLSTEVSLATGTALVTIGGHCARTAWRRNRAYVPLAVVPVLFGVQQLFEAGVWVGLDRASPVLVKTAALGFLFFAAALWPCWLPIAAAAIEEQRAKRKLFYAFAWVGVGFALTVYLPVVARANDGFRVVPVRHSLRYDVSGVPTGVGALGALGQALYLAAVSVPPLLSQDRRVRVLGAGLVASAAVSELVYWYAFTSVWCFFAALLSLYLAFVVHRVPEPSDTRCSANALAAP; encoded by the coding sequence ATGTGCCTTTCGACCGAAGTCAGCCTCGCGACCGGGACGGCCCTTGTGACGATCGGCGGGCACTGCGCGCGCACGGCCTGGCGCAGGAACCGGGCGTACGTGCCGCTCGCGGTCGTGCCCGTCCTGTTCGGCGTCCAGCAACTCTTCGAGGCCGGCGTGTGGGTCGGCCTGGACCGGGCGTCGCCGGTTCTCGTCAAGACAGCGGCGCTGGGGTTTTTGTTCTTCGCCGCGGCCCTGTGGCCCTGTTGGTTGCCCATCGCGGCGGCCGCGATCGAGGAACAGCGTGCGAAGCGGAAGCTGTTCTACGCGTTCGCGTGGGTCGGGGTCGGGTTTGCACTCACGGTGTACCTGCCGGTTGTGGCCCGCGCGAACGACGGGTTCCGGGTCGTTCCCGTCCGCCACTCGCTGCGGTACGACGTGTCCGGGGTTCCGACCGGCGTCGGGGCGCTTGGGGCGCTCGGGCAGGCGCTGTACCTCGCCGCGGTGAGCGTTCCGCCGCTGCTGTCCCAGGACCGGCGGGTCCGGGTGCTCGGCGCCGGGCTCGTTGCGTCGGCGGCGGTCAGCGAACTGGTGTACTGGTACGCGTTCACCTCCGTTTGGTGCTTTTTCGCCGCCCTACTTTCGCTATACCTTGCCTTCGTCGTGCATCGGGTACCTGAGCCATCAGACACACGTTGCTCGGCAAACGCGCTGGCGGCACCATAG
- a CDS encoding YncE family protein, translating to MRPLLTAAFFAVLLALPAATAEPPEPITGTLLPLAPPGGWAITADGTTLVVSQPEKGELVYFDTVAEREVKRVTVDFKPGPMALQGDALYVGAKGASVVHVLDAKTGKPRKEIELGGEAVAHLACHPTKGPVYASSATYQVFSIDPATVKGTKTKAVGYFLAVDPTDGGTLFTGVQPPLDETEVFVQDLPGGKIRVFVDTWGRRAFVLKYTADVKGGLKLASAQPNAAVNAYSLAVTPDGKKVMMTSGGGWRPPAGGGTGGGYVCAAFNTDRLESRVGEAPSGTNMAFHPVLNLGVLNQNGRVLQLFNPKSLVAGKAFEVAKGADARPLLVTFAAKGTKIVLWNGDNPQNPLEGLHFLPLALTAADRAALEKAYGKLPPAAPPKAPAVAVAPKSQGTPKGPRPPVTPKTPTPTPPPTPEPPAPKTPPEPAAPLPPGVIAETGFNGSKGINASDTNPPYPLGKSNTRGGAGERGWRGVWPASERATFVKEPVAEGDGALFLTPTVNYIRAWAKPQKGPFVAEVKVRCPEDGGVACYLQEDGHYGTGPFWRITDGHFRALDGNGSESGGTWVKVAPCEPDKWYTVRVTCDATKQKWTMAVDDTKGEKEFRFRFSPKALNQINFLVEGKESIYLDAIRILEPDAKK from the coding sequence ATGCGCCCTCTCCTTACCGCCGCGTTCTTCGCGGTGCTGCTCGCCCTGCCGGCTGCGACGGCCGAACCGCCCGAGCCGATCACGGGCACCCTGCTTCCGCTCGCGCCGCCCGGCGGCTGGGCTATCACCGCCGACGGAACCACGCTCGTCGTGTCCCAGCCGGAAAAGGGCGAGCTGGTGTACTTCGACACGGTCGCCGAGCGGGAGGTGAAGCGGGTCACGGTCGACTTCAAGCCCGGGCCGATGGCGCTCCAGGGTGACGCGCTGTACGTCGGCGCGAAGGGCGCGTCCGTGGTACACGTCCTGGACGCCAAAACCGGCAAGCCGCGGAAGGAAATTGAGCTCGGCGGGGAGGCGGTGGCGCACCTCGCCTGCCACCCGACGAAAGGCCCGGTGTACGCGTCCTCGGCCACCTATCAGGTCTTCTCGATCGACCCGGCTACCGTGAAGGGGACGAAGACGAAAGCCGTGGGCTACTTCCTCGCGGTGGACCCGACCGACGGGGGCACCCTGTTCACCGGGGTACAACCGCCGCTCGACGAGACCGAGGTGTTCGTGCAGGACCTGCCCGGCGGTAAAATCCGCGTCTTCGTCGACACGTGGGGCCGGCGGGCGTTCGTGCTCAAGTACACGGCCGATGTCAAGGGCGGGCTGAAGTTGGCGTCCGCGCAGCCGAACGCGGCGGTGAACGCGTACTCGCTGGCCGTCACCCCCGACGGGAAGAAGGTGATGATGACCAGCGGCGGCGGGTGGCGGCCGCCGGCCGGCGGCGGGACCGGTGGCGGGTACGTGTGCGCCGCGTTCAACACTGACCGGCTCGAGTCGCGCGTGGGGGAGGCCCCGTCGGGCACCAACATGGCCTTTCACCCGGTGCTCAACCTCGGGGTGCTGAACCAGAACGGCCGGGTGCTGCAACTGTTCAACCCCAAGTCGCTGGTCGCCGGCAAGGCGTTCGAGGTGGCAAAGGGCGCCGACGCCCGGCCGCTGCTGGTCACGTTCGCCGCGAAGGGCACGAAGATCGTACTGTGGAACGGGGACAACCCGCAGAACCCTCTGGAGGGGCTGCACTTCCTGCCGCTGGCGCTGACCGCGGCCGACCGGGCCGCGTTGGAGAAGGCGTACGGCAAGCTGCCGCCCGCCGCGCCGCCGAAGGCGCCGGCCGTCGCGGTCGCCCCGAAATCGCAGGGCACGCCCAAAGGGCCGCGCCCGCCGGTCACGCCGAAAACGCCCACGCCCACACCGCCCCCGACGCCGGAGCCGCCCGCCCCGAAAACGCCGCCCGAGCCGGCCGCCCCGCTCCCGCCCGGGGTGATCGCCGAGACCGGGTTCAACGGCTCGAAAGGCATCAACGCGAGCGACACGAACCCGCCGTACCCGCTCGGCAAATCGAACACCCGCGGCGGAGCAGGCGAGCGGGGGTGGAGGGGCGTGTGGCCGGCGAGCGAGCGGGCGACGTTCGTAAAGGAGCCGGTCGCAGAAGGCGACGGGGCGCTGTTCCTGACTCCAACGGTCAACTACATTCGCGCGTGGGCCAAGCCACAGAAAGGGCCGTTCGTGGCCGAGGTCAAGGTCCGCTGCCCGGAGGACGGTGGCGTCGCCTGTTACCTCCAGGAGGACGGGCACTACGGCACCGGGCCGTTCTGGCGGATCACAGACGGCCACTTCCGCGCCCTCGACGGCAACGGCTCCGAGAGCGGCGGCACGTGGGTGAAGGTGGCCCCGTGCGAGCCGGACAAGTGGTACACGGTTCGCGTCACCTGCGACGCGACGAAGCAGAAGTGGACGATGGCGGTCGACGACACGAAAGGGGAGAAGGAGTTCCGGTTCCGGTTCAGCCCGAAGGCGCTGAACCAGATCAACTTCCTGGTGGAAGGCAAGGAGTCGATCTACCTGGACGCGATCCGCATCCTGGAGCCGGACGCCAAGAAGTGA
- the rpsU gene encoding 30S ribosomal protein S21 has protein sequence MGLRMRVHDREPIGAALRRFKKLVERSGLKREVRAHEYYVKPCELRTRKEANRLRAIKKAALGKPVRKERPF, from the coding sequence ATGGGTTTGCGAATGCGGGTCCACGATCGGGAGCCGATCGGTGCCGCCCTGCGACGATTCAAAAAGCTGGTCGAGCGCAGCGGGCTGAAGCGAGAGGTCCGGGCCCACGAGTATTACGTCAAGCCGTGTGAGCTGCGGACCCGAAAGGAGGCGAACCGGCTGCGCGCGATCAAGAAGGCCGCGCTCGGCAAGCCGGTCCGGAAGGAACGGCCGTTCTGA
- a CDS encoding RNA recognition motif domain-containing protein, whose protein sequence is MNLYVGNMSFSTTEDELRELFSQYGTVTKAQIVMDRETGRPRGFAFVEMSDGGEQAIQALNGTQVGGRSLTVNEAKPREGGGGGGRGGYGGGGGGRGGYGGGGGGGYGGGGGGRRGY, encoded by the coding sequence ATGAACTTGTATGTGGGCAACATGTCGTTCTCGACCACCGAGGACGAGCTCCGAGAGCTGTTCTCCCAGTACGGCACGGTAACAAAAGCACAGATCGTCATGGACCGCGAGACCGGGCGGCCGCGCGGGTTCGCCTTCGTCGAGATGAGCGACGGCGGCGAGCAAGCCATCCAGGCGCTCAACGGCACCCAGGTCGGCGGCCGCAGCTTGACCGTCAACGAGGCCAAGCCTCGTGAGGGCGGCGGTGGCGGTGGCCGTGGTGGCTACGGCGGCGGCGGCGGTGGCCGCGGCGGCTACGGCGGTGGCGGCGGTGGTGGCTACGGGGGCGGTGGTGGCGGCCGGCGCGGCTACTAA
- a CDS encoding SMI1/KNR4 family protein yields the protein MPEYKKLMKLIATQTGTKFRAASSPDLAELRALRLPGPVVDFYARHEPSECAEGQVRLWPIADVLRENRDLIPGAYVAPLGYVVFATTLCGDAYCFDVNVTSPEGEPRIVLISHEAVRKDITAERAQQLAKSVARDLHEFLEKFEQIELDEECVY from the coding sequence ATGCCCGAGTACAAGAAGCTCATGAAGCTGATCGCCACACAGACGGGCACGAAGTTCCGCGCCGCCTCGTCACCCGACCTGGCTGAACTCCGGGCGCTTCGGCTGCCCGGTCCGGTCGTGGATTTCTACGCCCGGCACGAGCCGAGCGAGTGCGCGGAGGGCCAGGTTCGCCTGTGGCCGATCGCCGATGTGCTTCGAGAAAACCGCGACCTCATCCCCGGGGCCTACGTCGCTCCGCTCGGTTACGTGGTATTCGCGACGACGCTCTGCGGTGACGCGTACTGCTTTGACGTTAACGTCACCTCGCCGGAGGGCGAGCCGCGCATCGTTCTCATCTCGCACGAGGCGGTCCGGAAGGACATCACGGCCGAGAGGGCGCAGCAGCTCGCGAAGTCGGTGGCTCGGGACCTGCACGAGTTCCTGGAGAAATTCGAGCAGATTGAGTTGGACGAGGAGTGCGTCTACTGA
- a CDS encoding NADAR family protein, whose translation MAETFTFFWKHRLSQWHRAPFVICGVTFTHAEQYMMYAKALLFGDRETAGKLLAAETPREQQALGRAVRGFDESVWVLFREGIVFAGNYARFGQNPDQRELLFSTRGTTLVEASPHDRVWGIGLSADDPRARDRSRWLGLNLLGATLTRVREALLFECGRAEQRPAEPGAAPDHGP comes from the coding sequence ATGGCGGAGACGTTCACATTCTTCTGGAAGCATCGCCTCAGCCAGTGGCACCGCGCCCCGTTCGTCATCTGCGGTGTGACGTTCACGCACGCCGAACAGTACATGATGTACGCCAAGGCGCTGCTGTTCGGTGACCGCGAGACCGCGGGCAAACTCCTCGCCGCCGAGACGCCGCGGGAGCAGCAAGCCCTCGGCCGCGCGGTGCGGGGGTTCGACGAGTCCGTCTGGGTGCTGTTCCGCGAGGGCATCGTGTTCGCGGGCAACTACGCTCGGTTCGGCCAGAACCCCGACCAGCGGGAGTTGCTGTTCTCCACCCGCGGGACCACGCTGGTCGAAGCGTCGCCGCACGACCGGGTGTGGGGCATCGGGCTTTCAGCCGACGACCCGCGGGCCCGGGACCGGTCGCGGTGGCTGGGGCTCAACCTGCTCGGCGCGACACTGACCCGTGTCCGCGAGGCACTGCTGTTCGAGTGCGGCCGGGCCGAGCAAAGGCCGGCCGAACCTGGCGCGGCACCGGACCACGGCCCGTAG
- a CDS encoding FG-GAP-like repeat-containing protein: MPISSPFRAAFQIEELEPRFTPVLANTSLAPLVAAGTGYDGVVLITTTFGADTFTGTGFLLPDGRHILTAAHNFTTPGTGTVGITAAARVSFDMPTAGRIDIDVPVAGVTVHPGYTGGNENDLAVVTLPVLAPSGPTGTLGAERYAIYRGSDEVGQVVTIVGYGTIGTGTTGQQTNEDLTKRMTRNRYETLGDRINYGGTQALIYDFDNGLAANDALGRILGINDLGLPDEGTAGQGDSGGPVFVTVNGQLFVAGTTTSGPGVGNPDNPARLNPAVEAGFGTLSHDTRLSFHQTWIDANSASPAAQVLDLRFQVAGRDAAADQILVRVTGANLELLVNNQVYQTVPVAGVTSLTLVGAGTGTPFETTATIDASVPLGLAVTYQRILTATDNRAGGGTSSPPGGAAALPGPTPAGATGVPRTSLPVNLESFPNAISPTDLVAVGAGAGADPRVLVVNATTGAAVRDIVAFAPTFRGGVQTAVGDLTGDFVDDVIVAAGAGGNGHIKVFDGATGAEVRSFLAFPGFNGAVAVASGDVNGDGVDDIVAAAGAGAAGGHVKVFDGATGALLRSFFAFGSGFLGGVSVAAGDVNNDGFADIVTGAGAGGNGHVKVFDGAAGTETRSFFAYSGYTGGVFVAAGDVNGDGELDILTGTAAGGHVKVFDALARTERLSFLVGGSAGGVRVAVADADGDGLSDLVTGTGAGASPSIQVFEGETGGRLKALESFSAGFLGGVYVGGRG; the protein is encoded by the coding sequence ATGCCCATTAGCAGCCCTTTTCGCGCCGCATTCCAGATCGAAGAGTTGGAGCCGCGCTTCACCCCGGTGCTGGCCAACACCAGCTTGGCCCCGCTCGTCGCCGCCGGGACCGGGTACGACGGCGTGGTGCTGATCACCACGACGTTCGGCGCGGACACGTTCACCGGCACCGGCTTCCTGCTGCCCGACGGGCGGCACATCCTCACGGCCGCGCACAACTTCACCACCCCGGGCACCGGGACCGTCGGGATCACCGCGGCGGCCCGCGTGTCGTTCGACATGCCGACCGCTGGCCGCATCGACATCGACGTGCCGGTCGCCGGGGTCACCGTTCACCCCGGGTACACCGGCGGCAACGAGAACGACCTGGCGGTGGTGACGCTGCCGGTGCTCGCCCCGTCTGGGCCGACGGGGACGCTCGGGGCCGAGCGGTACGCGATCTACCGCGGGTCCGACGAGGTCGGGCAGGTGGTCACGATCGTCGGGTACGGGACGATCGGGACCGGGACCACCGGCCAGCAGACGAACGAGGACCTGACCAAGCGGATGACCCGGAACCGGTACGAGACGCTGGGCGACCGGATCAACTACGGCGGCACGCAGGCGCTGATCTACGACTTCGACAACGGCCTCGCCGCCAACGACGCGCTCGGCCGCATCCTCGGCATCAACGACCTCGGGTTGCCGGACGAGGGCACCGCCGGGCAGGGCGACTCGGGCGGCCCGGTGTTCGTCACGGTGAACGGGCAACTGTTCGTCGCCGGGACCACCACTAGCGGCCCCGGGGTCGGGAACCCGGACAACCCGGCCCGGCTGAACCCGGCCGTCGAGGCCGGGTTCGGGACCCTCTCGCACGACACCCGGCTGTCGTTCCACCAGACCTGGATCGACGCCAACTCGGCGTCGCCCGCGGCCCAGGTGCTGGACCTCCGGTTCCAGGTCGCCGGGCGGGACGCGGCGGCCGACCAGATCCTGGTGCGGGTCACCGGCGCCAACCTCGAACTGCTGGTCAACAACCAGGTGTACCAGACGGTCCCGGTGGCCGGCGTCACGTCGCTGACGCTGGTGGGCGCGGGGACCGGCACGCCGTTCGAAACCACGGCGACGATCGACGCCTCGGTGCCCCTCGGGCTCGCGGTCACGTACCAGCGCATCCTGACGGCCACTGACAACCGGGCGGGCGGCGGCACCTCGTCCCCGCCGGGCGGGGCGGCGGCCCTGCCGGGGCCGACCCCGGCCGGCGCCACGGGCGTGCCGCGGACCAGCCTGCCGGTCAACCTGGAGTCGTTCCCGAACGCGATCAGCCCGACGGACCTGGTCGCCGTCGGGGCCGGGGCGGGCGCCGACCCGCGGGTGCTGGTGGTCAACGCGACCACCGGGGCGGCCGTGCGCGACATCGTGGCGTTCGCCCCGACGTTCCGCGGCGGGGTGCAGACCGCGGTCGGGGACCTGACCGGGGACTTCGTCGACGACGTCATCGTCGCCGCCGGCGCGGGCGGCAACGGGCACATCAAGGTGTTCGACGGGGCCACCGGGGCCGAGGTCCGCAGCTTCCTCGCGTTCCCGGGGTTCAACGGGGCGGTCGCGGTCGCGTCCGGCGACGTGAACGGCGACGGGGTGGACGACATCGTGGCGGCGGCCGGGGCCGGGGCGGCGGGCGGCCACGTGAAGGTGTTCGACGGGGCCACCGGGGCGCTGCTCCGCAGCTTCTTCGCGTTCGGCAGCGGGTTCCTGGGCGGCGTGAGCGTGGCCGCCGGGGACGTGAACAACGACGGGTTCGCGGACATCGTCACCGGCGCGGGGGCCGGCGGCAACGGGCACGTGAAGGTGTTCGACGGGGCCGCCGGAACCGAGACCCGCAGCTTCTTCGCGTACAGCGGGTACACCGGGGGCGTGTTCGTGGCGGCCGGGGACGTGAACGGCGACGGCGAACTCGACATCCTGACCGGCACCGCGGCGGGCGGGCACGTGAAGGTGTTCGACGCCCTGGCCCGCACCGAGCGGCTCAGCTTCCTCGTCGGGGGCTCGGCGGGCGGGGTCCGGGTCGCGGTCGCCGACGCGGACGGCGACGGGCTGTCGGACCTGGTCACCGGCACCGGGGCCGGCGCGAGCCCCAGCATCCAGGTGTTCGAGGGCGAAACCGGCGGGCGGCTCAAGGCGCTCGAGTCGTTCTCGGCCGGGTTCCTGGGCGGCGTGTACGTCGGCGGGCGCGGCTGA
- a CDS encoding DinB family protein — MSRLMDALEQIDFARRYTRERAVSVPPGDWFTVTPGSVSHIAWQVGHLASSEYRLCLARLRPRTAADEALIPDAFIAMFGREALPAAVTGYTAEQILTVFDAVHARVMEDLPAYPDADLDLAPLAAHPLFGTRLGALRYAPLHEMIHCGQVALLRRMLGHAPIW, encoded by the coding sequence ATGTCTCGCCTCATGGATGCGCTGGAGCAGATCGACTTCGCCCGCCGCTACACCCGCGAGCGGGCGGTGAGCGTGCCGCCGGGCGACTGGTTCACGGTCACACCCGGGAGCGTGTCACACATCGCGTGGCAGGTCGGGCACCTCGCGTCGTCGGAATACCGGCTGTGCCTCGCGCGCCTGCGCCCGCGGACGGCCGCAGACGAGGCGCTCATTCCCGACGCGTTCATCGCGATGTTCGGGCGCGAGGCGCTGCCGGCGGCCGTCACCGGGTACACCGCGGAGCAAATCCTCACGGTCTTCGACGCCGTTCACGCCCGCGTGATGGAAGACCTGCCCGCGTACCCCGACGCGGACCTCGACCTCGCGCCGCTGGCCGCGCACCCGCTGTTCGGCACCCGCCTCGGCGCCTTGCGCTACGCGCCGCTGCACGAGATGATCCACTGCGGGCAGGTCGCGCTGCTCCGCCGGATGCTGGGCCACGCCCCGATCTGGTGA